One window of the Euwallacea similis isolate ESF13 chromosome 28, ESF131.1, whole genome shotgun sequence genome contains the following:
- the SPoCk gene encoding calcium-transporting ATPase type 2C member 1 produces the protein MKKHYPNAKYHKLSSYPYKDVPHLTIHRNSDDTTVVNWVAASEASSLCCEELAQRLEVDVTKGLTPQEVEKRRPIAGYNEFSVSVEDPPWKKYLEQFKNPLILLLLASAVVSGAMQQLDDAISITCAIIIVVTVAFVQEYRSEKSLQELTKLVPPSCHCMRAGTPETFLARELVPGDIVLLNVGDRVPADLRLFEATDLLIDESSFTGETEPSRKNTDSVLRPNGAHSSNTNIAFMGTLVRAGNGKGIVVSTGTNSEFGSVFKMMQEEKAPKTPLQKSMDSLGAQLSLYSFAIIAVILLIGWWQGKLLLEMFQIGVSLAVAAIPEGLPIVVTVTLALGVMRMAKRKAIVKKLPTVETLGCVNVICSDKTGTITRNEMTATVLVTSDGYIAELSGAGYNDHGQVLLHKCENPDKARDSVANLLEVGSVANNALITDETLMGQPTEGALLAAAMKHGMYNVADRYVRLKEYPFSSEQKMMAVKVVSKYDSNKGEIYFAKGALEKILPKCTTYRVNGIDQPLTLEKRTDFNAECTEIGKKGLRVIALARGENMNELTYLGIVGICDPPRPMVREAINILTESGVQVKMVTGDAMETAVAIAQSIGLQTQASNVLSGEQLDAFSEPELDGAVPHATVFYRVSPKNKLSIVKSLQRCGYIVGMTGDGVNDGVALKKADIGIAMGKNGTDVCKEAADMILVDDDFYTIIAAIEEGKSIFHNIRNFVGFQLSTSIAALALVALATIMDIPNPLNAMQILWINILMDGPPAQSLGVEPVSDDVVKQKSRNTKEPMITKTLIVNVLLSATFIVAGTLWVFNKEMTADGVTSRDTTMTFTCFVFFDMWNALSYRSQTKSVFQLGFFSNTFFLVAVGACVIGQLLVVYVPPLQGVFQTEALSALDIAFLVGLTSSVWVFSEFKKLFERLLEKKCKGKKTPLEYV, from the exons ATGAAAAAGCATTACCCCAATGCAAAATACCATAAATTGTCCTCGTATCCATACAAAGATGTGCCCCATTTAACCATTCATCGGAATTCG GACGATACGACTGTGGTAAATTGGGTGGCAGCCAGCGAAGCGAGCAGTTTGTGTTGTGAAGAACTTGCCCAAAGGTTGGAGGTTGATGTTACCAAGGGGTTAACGCCACAGGAGGTGGAGAAGAGACGACCCATCGCAGG aTACAACGAATTTTCCGTGTCAGTGGAAGACCCACCATGGAAGAAATACCTAGAACAATTCAAAAACCCCCTGATCCTGCTCCTGTTGGCCTCGGCTGTAGTTTCAGGAGCGATGCAGCAGTTGGATGACGCCATCAGCATCACCTGCGCCATTATCATCGTGGTGACGGTGGCCTTCGTGCAGGAGTACCGGTCAGAAAAGAGCCTGCAGGAGTTAACGAAGCTTGTTCCCCCATCTTGCCATTG TATGCGTGCAGGGACACCAGAAACTTTTCTTGCCAGAGAACTAGTCCCTGGGGATATAGTCTTACTGAATGTAGGAGATCGAGTTCCTGCAGATTTGAGGCTTTTTGAGGCCACCGATCTGCTTATCGATGAAAGCAGCTTTACTGGGGAGACTGAACCATCAAG GAAAAATACAGATTCAGTATTAAGGCCCAATGGAGCCCACTCATCCAACACCAACATTGCATTCATGGGCACCCTTGTGCGAGCCGGCAACGGCAAA GGTATAGTAGTAAGTACAGGCACAAATAGCGAGTTTGGGTCGGTCTTCAAAATGatgcaagaagaaaaagctCCAAAAACGCCGCTGCAAAAGTCAATGGATTCGCTGGGGGCGCAGTTGTCTCTATACTCTTTTGCCATCATCGCGGTCATCCTTTTGATCGGTTGGTGGCAAGGCAAGTTGCTGCTAGAAATGTTCCAGATTGGGGTTAGTTTGGCTGTCGCTGCCATTCCAGAAG GATTGCCCATTGTGGTAACTGTGACTTTGGCGTTGGGGGTGATGAGAATGGCTAAAAGGAAAGCGATCGTCAAGAAGCTGCCGACTGTGGAAACTCTGG GATGTGTTAACGTGATATGCAGTGATAAGACTGGTACGATTACAAGAAACGAAATGACAGCTACTGTTCTAGTCACATCTGACGGTTATATTGCGGAATTAAGTGGAGCGGGCTACAACGACCACGGTCAGGTGTTGTTGCACAAGTGCGAAAATCCCGACAAGGCCAGAGATAGCGTTGCCAATTTATTAGAG GTAGGTTCAGTGGCAAATAACGCCTTAATTACTGATGAGACACTAATGGGGCAACCCACAGAGGGTGCTTTATTAGCCGCCGCGATGAAGCATGGAATGTACAACGTTGCCGATAGATACGTGAG GTTGAAGGAGTATCCGTTTTCCTCCGAACAAAAAATGATGGCGGTCAAGGTAGTCTCAAAATACGACTCTAACAAGGGGGAAATATATTTCGCCAAAGGCGCCTTGGAGAAGATCCTGCCCAAGTGCACAACGTATAGAGTGAACG GGATTGATCAGCCTCTGACGTTGGAAAAGCGCACCGATTTCAATGCCGAATGTACAGAAATAGGGAAGAAAGGTCTACGGGTGATCGCCTTAGCTAGAG gtGAGAATATGAACGAACTAACATACTTAGGCATAGTGGGCATTTGCGATCCTCCTCGGCCGATGGTGCGGGAAGCCATCAATATTTTAACGGAGTCCGGAGTGCAAGTTAAAATGGTTACCGGAGATGCCATGGAAACAGCAGTAGCGATTG CCCAATCGATTGGTCTACAGACTCAAGCCTCAAACGTCCTTTCGGGTGAGCAGCTGGACGCGTTTTCGGAACCGGAACTGGATGGCGCAGTGCCGCACGCAACTgttttctacagggtgtcgccaaaaaacaaattatctaTTGTTAAATCGCTTCAAAG atgtGGCTATATTGTCGGTATGACCGGAGATGGGGTAAATGACGGAGTGGCTTTAAAGAAAGCTGACATAGGTATTGCCATGGGTAAGAACGGGACAGATGTATGCAAAGAAGCGGCTGATATGATCCTCGTGGACGACGATTTTTACACTATTAT TGCTGCCATTGAAGAAGGCAAAAGCATATTCCACAATATCAGGAATTTCGTGGGTTTTCAGTTGTCCACTTCGATAGCAGCGTTAGCTCTTGTAGCCCTGGCTACCATCATGGATATTCCTAATCCGTTAAACGCAATGCAG ATCCTATGGATCAACATATTGATGGACGGTCCGCCGGCCCAAAGTTTAGGCGTCGAGCCCGTGAGTGACGACGTGGTCAAGCAGAAATCCCGGAATACTAAGGAACCGATGATTACGAAAACATTAATAGTCAACGTATTATTGTCGGCCACCTTTATTGTAGCTGGTACTCTTTGGGTCTTCAACAAAGAG atgacCGCAGACGGTGTAACATCCCGAGACACCACGATGACCTTTACATGTTTCGTGTTTTTCGACATGTGGAACGCTCTTTCGTACCGTTCTCAGACCAAGAGTGTTTTCCAATTAGGGTTTTTCTCGAATACGTTCTTTTTGGTGGCAGTCGGCGCCTGTGTAATCGGCCAGCTTTTAGTGGTTTACGTGCCGCCCCTACAAGGAGTTTTCCAAACTGAAGCTCTGTCAGCACTAG ATATAGCTTTTCTGGTAGGTCTGACTTCCTCAGTATGGGTATTCTCTGAATTCAAAAAGCTGTTTGAGAGGCTATTAGAGAAGAAATGCAAAGGAAAGAAGACTCCGCTCGAATACGTATGA